The Planctomycetota bacterium DNA segment GGCAAGACCACGGTCGAGCTCGAAGACGTCGTCGTGCGGCTCCGGGCTCAGGGCGGCGCGACGGTCATGGTCCAGAGCCCCGGCGGGACTGTCCGCGTCGACCCGCCGGCGGCAGGTCGGCAGCGGCAGGTCGACGCCGACGCCATCGCAGCGGCCGATCGTGCGCGGCTGTCGGACGTCACGATCCGCTGGTTCCCCGCCGAGGCCGACGGGCAATCGTCGCTGACGATGACGCTCGACAACCTGCTGTTCGACGCGGGTCGGCTGACGGTGGTGACCGACGACACGACGATCGACGGGCGAACGGTCCTCGGGCCGGACGTGCCGGTCGTCGTCCGGGGCGATGACCTCGACTTCGACGGGCGTGGCCTGCGGATCGACTGGGACCCCGTCGCGAGGCGGCCGTCGCTGGTCTTCGTCCCCGGCGGCGGCAGGGCGACGATCAAGACGAGGCCGGAGTTTCTGCCCGAGGGTCTGCTGCCTGGTGACGTGACCGAGACGACGTCTTTGAGGCCGATGCTGCGCGGGATTCAGCTCGCCCAGGCTTCGGGCTCGCTGCCGACGCCGCCATCCGACGAGGAGGCGGCCACGCCGTACGACTTTTCGGTGGCCGGCCCGATCCGCGCGACGCAGGCCGGCGTCGTTCTGCTGGAGGCGGCCGAGGCGACGGGTCAGCTTCCGCTGGCGGACGATGCCACCACGCCGACGGGCGAGGTCGTTGTCGTCGAGGAGCCCGAGGCACCTCCCTCGCCAGTTCCATCGACGCCTCGGACAACGGTCGCGCCGGCATCGGAGCCGACCTTCGAGCCGATCGTGCTGACGTGGCCGGGCGCACTGGAGCTTCGCACGCCGCCCGATGCCGAGCCCGTCTCGCGTGCAGAGTCGGAACTCGACCTGACTGCCGGCGGCGACATCGATCGCGTGCTCGTCCGGACAGCCACCGGCGTCGCCGACGCGGATCGCATTCGTTACGTCGGCACCGACGACCTGCTGACCGCCTTCGGGAGCGAGGCCTCGCCGGTCATTCTCCAGCAGGACGACGGCAGCCGACTCGTCGGCCCGCGCGTCGAAGTCCGACCCGAAGGCGGCATCGCATCGGTCCTCGGTGCCGGCGAGGCGAGGCTGCCGAGCGACGATGACCAGCCGCCGACCACGCTGGTCTGGTCGCGTCAGTGCGACTTCCTCTTCGATGCCGCCGGCGACGGCACGCTGGAACAGGTCGACGCCCGAGGCGACGTCCAGGTTCGCGACGACGCCCTCGACCTCGCCGCCGCTGCGCTCGTGGTCGACCTCGACGCCGATGGCGAGTTGAAGGCGGCTCGCGCGACAGGCAATGTCGACGCCACTCTCCGCGGCGACACGCCGGCCCGACTCAGAGCCGCTCGAATCTGGCTCGACCAGCAGCGTCGTGGCCTCGCGATCGAGGCCGAAAACAACGTCATCGTCGATCGTGAGGACGGCACCGTCGAAGGCGACCGTCTCGAAGCGCTGGTGGTTACCGAAGGCGAGGAGACCACGCTCTCGTCCCTTCGGATCGACGGCAGCGTCACGCTCGTCGATGCCGCGGGCCGCATCCTGCGTGGCGATCGGGCGACGCTCGCTGGCGAGGACGAGCCGGTCGTCGTCTCGTCGCAGGATCCGCGTGGCGTCACACTCGAAATCCCGATGTCGCGAGGCGACGACGATCCGGCAGACGGACCGCCTGCGCTGCTGGCGGGTGAGACGATGGTCCTCGACCAGGCCGACGAGTCGCTGACGGTCCAGGGTGCCGGCGACCTGACGCAGCCTGTTACCGACACCACGGAAAGGCGTCTCACGTGGACCGGCGTCTTCACCGCGACCGAAAAACGGCTCGACGTCTCCGGCGACGTCCGAGCCTCCGGCCCGTCGTCAGCTGGGCCCGACGCGGCCGATCTGTTGCTGACCTCGCTCGAGGCCGCGGTACTGCTCGACGACGCGGGCGAGCCCGACGAGGTCCGAGCCAGCGGCACCGTTCGCCTGACGGCCGAAGAGCGCGACGCCGACCAGGTCGTCGCGTCCTTCGACCTGCGGGCTGACCAGGTGACCGCCCGGCCGCAGGACGAGGTGATCGACGTCTCCGTGCCGGGCCGAATCCTGGTCCGTGAGCTGCGCGAACCGGAAGACGACGACGGCTTTCGCGGCGTCGTGGCGTTGGAGTGGCAGGAGCGACTCCGCTACGAAGCCGAGACGCGTCAGGCCCGCGCGACCGGTGCCGTCGTCGTCGCCGCCGAGCCGATCGACGCCCCGGCCTTCCGGATCGACACCGACACGCTCGTCGCCACCGTCACCGCCGACGAGCCGCAGCAGTTCGACTCAGCCGTCGCTCGCGGCAACGTCCGGCTGACCAGCACGTCGACTACGCTCGATGCCGGCGAGCTGACCTACTCGGCGGCGACGAACGAGGTCACCGCGACCGGCGACAACGATCGGCCGGTCCGCGTCTTCGATGCCGACGGAAGGCCGGCTGGGCAGTTCCGTGTCACGGTCTATGACGTGGCGACGGGCCGGATCGTCCGTGTCGAAGACCTCGTCGCCGGCGGCTGAGGCACAGCGGTTGCGACGCGATCGGCATGAGCCAGGCGCTGCCGATCGATCACGTCGCTGTTCCCTCGAATGACATCGCCAGGAGCGTGTCGCACTACGTCGAGTCGTTCGGTGTGGTCGTGCTGTACCAGGACGAGACCTGGGCCTTCCTGAAAATGGGCGACGTGAAGCTCGCCCTCGTGACGCCGTCGCAGCACCCGCCGCACGTCGCTTTGCGAGTCGACGAGGCCACGCTCAGCCGTCACGCCGAGGCTGCGGGCGTCGACATCGACTCGCATCGCGACGGCACGCGCGGCATCTACCTCCGCGATCCCGACGGCAACGCCGTCGAGCTGATCTGCTACCCGGCCGGCAAGACCGTCTACGACGAGAAGGGCTGAACCACGACGAACGGGCCGCATCCTGCTACAACGTTGGAATGAATACCGCTCTGATAATCATCCTCGTGCTCGTCGGCATCGTCGTGCTCATCGGCCTGGTGGTCGTGTTCTGGGGCATCGGGACGTACAACAAGCTCGTTTCGCTCCGCGAGGGCGTCCGCAACGGCTGGAGCCAGATCGAGGTGCTCCTCAAGCGTCGCCACGACCTGATCCCCAACCTGGTCGAGACCGTCAAGGGCTACGCCTCGCACGAGTCCGAGACCCTCGAGGCCGTCATCGCCGCGCGCAACGGCGCTGTCGCCGCGAACAGCGTCGAGAGTCAGGGCCAAGCCGAAGGTGCCCTGAGCGGTGCCCTGCGGCAACTCTTCGCCGTCGCCGAGAGCTACCCCGACCTCAAGGCCAACCAGAACTTCAGCGAGCTCCAGACGGAGCTGGCCAACACCGAGAACGGCATCGCCGGTCAGCGTCAGGGGTACAACAACACGGTCAAGACCTACAACGAGACCGTCCAGCAGGTCCCAGCGAACTTCATCGCCGGACCGTTCGGGTTCACGAAGAAGCCGTTCTTCGAGGTGACGACCGAAGCGGAACGCGAAGCCCCGAGCGTCAAGTTCTGAGACGCACTCATCCAAGTCCGAGCAACGGTGACGATGTGGTAGCCGCGACCTTACAGGTCGCGGTTTGTTTCATTGCGACACACGATCAAACCGCGGGCTGTAAGCCCGCGGCTACCGCGCAACTTGGAACTTGAAAGCCTCAGCGGCTCGGTCGGATCACTTCCATGATGGCCTGCGTCTTGACGACCATCTGGAACTCGTCGAACAGGTGGAAGCTCTGGACCAGGAGCTCGCCGGCGCGACGCTCGATGTCGAGGGCTCCCAGGAATCGCCCGCGGCCTTCCGCTTCGTCGGCGGGGACTTCGGTCCACATCAGCTCGCGCTTCTGGGCGTAGTCGAGGATCTCGCGTCGCGTGGCGTCGTAGAGCGTGCCGGAAAGCTGCTCCTCCTGCGTCGAGATCATGTAGCGAATGTTTTCGTGCGTCTCGGCCTCGTGGCACCGCTCGCCACGGCAGGGGACCTCTTCGATGAGCCCGTTGTTGGGCTTGTTCTCTCCGCCGTTGAGGACGATCTCGGTGAGGTGGCTGCCGCCGGCGTCGAACTCGACGAGGTGGCCGCCGTCGATGAGGTGAACGTTGGCCGAGTAGGCCTTGCGATCGACGGTCATCGATCGATGTCGACGAAACAGTTCTGGGTGGACCGGGTTGCTGTACAGCAGCAGGTTGAGGGCGAACTGTTTGCGCTGCTTCGTGCGTTGGCTCATCGTGTTGTCCTGGACTCTTCCTGAAGTGCCACGAACGACGTCAAAGTGTCCGCAGCTCCGTATCGATGATGAGGCTCCATCCGTAGAGCCTCGTGAATCGTCGCAACGCCTCTGGTGGTCGGCCGTCCAAAGGGCGGCTGAAACCCACCTCCTTTTACCAAAAGGCGATGCGGTTCGAGAGATGGTAAGCGGAAGCCCACGCAAACGCCATGAAAATCTGGACTTCCGGCAACGTCCGAGAATGAGTGTGCGTCATGCTGACGTGGCCCGACAGATCGTCACAAAATTGCGGCGTTGTACGCGATGTGACACCCCACCGCCAGGCCAAAGCCACGCGTCAGGAACACCACGCCCAGCCACACGCCCGCAAGCGCCCGGAAGATGAACGACGGCCACTCAAACGGCTCCTGCGTCAGCGGCAGATAGTGATGCCCGGCGAACGCCAGACTCGTCACGACGACGGCCGCGGCAAGCGTGATCTTCCGTGCCCGCTCGTCGTGCCCGAGCACCAGGCCGACCAGGACGTCGACCACCGCGAAGCCGGCCATTCGAAACACCAGCTCCTCGAAGATGCCCGCCTCGATCGCGACCAGCCAGCCCTGACCGGTGCCGGTCGACAGCAGGTTCTGGCTCGGGAACAGCACCAGCGACATCGCCACCAACGGCAACGCAAGCACCGCCGACTCCGCCGCCATCGCAGGCAACAGCCGCTTCCGCAGACGCCATCGCTGACCCGCGAAGACGTGCGCGACGAGCGGCGCTAGCACCGCCGCCATCGCCAGGAGCACGGCGATCTCGCCCGGGCTGAGTCGCTGGATGGTCGTTGCGGTCCAGTGGACGATCAACACGCCCGTCGTCGGCCGATCCGCGTCGCTGAACCACAGCCCCGCGTGGAGCACCACGACCGCGACCAGCACGAACGCCGCCGCCGCCAGCGGTCGGCGGCTCTG contains these protein-coding regions:
- a CDS encoding VOC family protein; its protein translation is MSQALPIDHVAVPSNDIARSVSHYVESFGVVVLYQDETWAFLKMGDVKLALVTPSQHPPHVALRVDEATLSRHAEAAGVDIDSHRDGTRGIYLRDPDGNAVELICYPAGKTVYDEKG
- a CDS encoding LemA family protein, with protein sequence MNTALIIILVLVGIVVLIGLVVVFWGIGTYNKLVSLREGVRNGWSQIEVLLKRRHDLIPNLVETVKGYASHESETLEAVIAARNGAVAANSVESQGQAEGALSGALRQLFAVAESYPDLKANQNFSELQTELANTENGIAGQRQGYNNTVKTYNETVQQVPANFIAGPFGFTKKPFFEVTTEAEREAPSVKF
- a CDS encoding DUF2617 family protein, whose amino-acid sequence is MSQRTKQRKQFALNLLLYSNPVHPELFRRHRSMTVDRKAYSANVHLIDGGHLVEFDAGGSHLTEIVLNGGENKPNNGLIEEVPCRGERCHEAETHENIRYMISTQEEQLSGTLYDATRREILDYAQKRELMWTEVPADEAEGRGRFLGALDIERRAGELLVQSFHLFDEFQMVVKTQAIMEVIRPSR
- a CDS encoding CPBP family intramembrane glutamic endopeptidase, whose protein sequence is MADVEPREPYLVQSRRPLAAAAFVLVAVVVLHAGLWFSDADRPTTGVLIVHWTATTIQRLSPGEIAVLLAMAAVLAPLVAHVFAGQRWRLRKRLLPAMAAESAVLALPLVAMSLVLFPSQNLLSTGTGQGWLVAIEAGIFEELVFRMAGFAVVDVLVGLVLGHDERARKITLAAAVVVTSLAFAGHHYLPLTQEPFEWPSFIFRALAGVWLGVVFLTRGFGLAVGCHIAYNAAIL